A section of the Cutibacterium granulosum genome encodes:
- a CDS encoding DedA family protein, which produces MNFTHWVDAINEYVAANASHPIVTVVMWALSVIDGIFPVVPSESVVVALAAIGQPPWWILIPVAAFGAFCGDNLAYWIGRWLGRTKLLTGGERRRKMVTWATRQLRVRGPLVILVARYIPGGRVIVNAMAGATHYSYRVFVPIDVLASILWASYATAIGAGVSSAIGDNHLLAATIGIVGAIIIGAGLDQLIRRLFPSSDKDPEDEEADSADVQ; this is translated from the coding sequence ATGAACTTCACCCACTGGGTTGATGCGATCAACGAGTACGTGGCCGCCAACGCGTCTCATCCGATCGTCACCGTCGTCATGTGGGCTCTCAGTGTCATCGACGGCATCTTTCCCGTCGTTCCCAGCGAATCCGTCGTCGTGGCCCTGGCGGCGATAGGTCAGCCCCCGTGGTGGATCCTCATTCCGGTGGCAGCCTTCGGCGCATTCTGTGGTGACAATCTTGCCTACTGGATAGGTCGCTGGCTCGGCAGGACGAAACTGCTCACCGGCGGTGAGCGTCGCCGCAAGATGGTGACATGGGCAACCCGGCAGCTGCGGGTCCGCGGACCCCTGGTGATCCTCGTGGCCAGATACATTCCCGGTGGACGGGTCATCGTCAATGCCATGGCAGGGGCGACGCATTACTCCTACCGGGTGTTCGTCCCCATCGACGTCCTCGCCTCCATCCTGTGGGCCTCCTACGCGACTGCCATTGGAGCAGGGGTGTCAAGTGCCATCGGCGACAACCATCTGCTCGCGGCAACGATTGGGATCGTGGGGGCGATCATCATCGGTGCAGGGCTCGATCAGCTCATCAGGCGTCTGTTCCCGTCCTCGGACAAGGATCCCGAGGACGAGGAAGCAGACTCGGCTGACGTGCAGTGA
- a CDS encoding PTS transporter subunit EIIC encodes MTARAASSTGGKHRRTIPGFSQLQRIGRSLMLPIASLPVAALLLRFGAADVLGADGLSRHVHWMQPVADVLAAAGGAIFDNLPLIFALGVAVGYAKKADGSTALAALIGYLVFTGAGTSKTTQGGVLGALAPYFAKDTGVINYGVLGGIVIGIIAAKKYERHRRKKLPTYLAFFGGRRFVPIVTAAASIVAGVVMALVYPAFDWLFNKQVGGFIMSHGSNPGTGFVFGAINRLLIPFGLHHLLNSLPWFQLGNCVNAAGETLHGDITCFFNGTVETNSWTGSFMTGFFPIMMFALPGAALAIYHTAKPEKKKVTGGVMFSVALTAFLTGITEPLEYAFAYVAFPLYLVHAILTGTSLALVNALGIKDGFGFSAGLTDYIINFGRAAQLSGGPGKVLLLLVIGLAYGVIYYFVFRFAITRWQLHTPGREEDGESAAAASVFDEAQVAAEASTGKKAAKDEGRV; translated from the coding sequence ATGACGGCACGAGCCGCATCCAGCACCGGGGGAAAACACCGGAGAACCATCCCCGGCTTCTCCCAGCTCCAACGCATCGGTCGTTCGCTGATGTTGCCCATCGCGTCCCTGCCCGTCGCGGCCCTGCTGCTGCGATTCGGTGCTGCCGACGTCCTGGGCGCGGACGGCCTGTCCAGGCACGTCCACTGGATGCAGCCGGTCGCTGACGTCCTCGCCGCCGCTGGTGGGGCCATCTTCGACAACCTGCCACTCATCTTCGCCCTGGGGGTGGCCGTCGGCTACGCCAAGAAGGCAGACGGGTCAACGGCCCTTGCCGCCCTCATCGGCTACCTCGTGTTCACTGGAGCAGGCACGTCCAAGACCACACAGGGTGGTGTGCTGGGCGCCCTGGCGCCGTACTTCGCCAAGGACACCGGGGTCATCAATTACGGTGTGCTCGGTGGCATCGTCATCGGCATCATCGCCGCCAAGAAGTACGAGCGTCACCGCCGCAAGAAATTGCCCACCTACCTGGCATTCTTCGGCGGACGCCGGTTCGTGCCGATCGTCACCGCCGCGGCGTCAATCGTGGCAGGCGTCGTCATGGCACTCGTGTACCCGGCCTTCGACTGGCTGTTCAACAAGCAGGTCGGTGGCTTCATCATGAGCCACGGCTCCAACCCGGGCACCGGATTCGTCTTCGGCGCCATCAATCGTCTGCTCATCCCGTTCGGACTGCACCACCTGCTCAACTCACTGCCGTGGTTCCAGCTGGGCAATTGTGTCAACGCAGCCGGCGAGACCCTGCACGGTGACATCACCTGCTTCTTCAACGGCACTGTCGAGACGAACTCCTGGACCGGATCCTTCATGACCGGATTCTTCCCGATCATGATGTTCGCCCTACCCGGTGCTGCCCTGGCGATCTACCACACCGCCAAACCTGAGAAGAAGAAGGTCACTGGTGGCGTGATGTTCTCGGTGGCCCTCACCGCATTCCTCACCGGGATCACCGAGCCTCTTGAGTACGCCTTCGCCTACGTCGCCTTCCCGCTGTACCTGGTGCATGCCATTCTCACCGGCACCTCCTTGGCACTGGTGAACGCACTGGGCATCAAGGATGGCTTCGGATTCTCCGCAGGTCTCACCGACTACATCATCAACTTCGGGCGGGCCGCGCAGCTCTCCGGCGGCCCCGGCAAGGTTCTCCTCCTGCTGGTCATAGGCCTGGCCTATGGGGTGATCTACTACTTCGTCTTCCGATTCGCCATCACCCGGTGGCAGCTGCACACCCCGGGCCGCGAGGAGGACGGTGAGAGTGCCGCAGCAGCCAGCGTCTTCGACGAGGCACAGGTCGCCGCCGAGGCCTCCACCGGCAAGAAGGCCGCCAAGGACGAAGGCAGGGTGTGA
- a CDS encoding GntR family transcriptional regulator: protein MKYVAVRDHLADLIDTQLSVGDAIPSERDLADQFGVSRMTVRRAIDSLVADAVLARRQGSGTYVAQPKMDVQARMTSFTEEMRQRGMIPGSRLIRAEQLLATPDVAAWLGISIHDRVHFVHRVRLADGVPMAVEKTWVAVDSAPTLISHGVPESMYQALADAGMVPTWGEDTIESATADETIASLLHVPTGAPLLAIARRTYANDRAVSYSRSWYRGDRYKLWVPISSPGRTFYPPRRQGGAR, encoded by the coding sequence ATGAAGTATGTCGCTGTTCGCGATCATCTTGCCGACCTCATCGACACCCAACTCAGCGTGGGGGATGCCATTCCCAGTGAGCGCGACCTTGCCGATCAGTTCGGGGTGTCGCGCATGACGGTGCGACGTGCCATCGACTCATTGGTTGCCGACGCAGTACTGGCGCGTCGGCAGGGCAGCGGCACCTACGTCGCCCAGCCCAAGATGGACGTCCAGGCTCGGATGACCTCGTTCACCGAGGAGATGCGTCAGCGGGGGATGATCCCCGGGTCGCGTCTCATTCGCGCCGAGCAGTTGCTGGCGACCCCGGACGTCGCCGCATGGCTCGGCATCTCCATCCACGATCGAGTTCACTTCGTCCACCGGGTTCGGCTGGCCGACGGCGTGCCGATGGCGGTGGAGAAAACCTGGGTGGCAGTGGACTCGGCCCCCACACTCATTTCACACGGGGTCCCCGAGAGCATGTACCAGGCCCTGGCCGATGCTGGCATGGTGCCGACTTGGGGTGAGGACACCATCGAGTCCGCCACTGCCGACGAGACGATCGCGAGTCTGTTGCACGTCCCGACAGGTGCCCCATTGCTGGCGATCGCCAGGCGCACCTACGCCAATGACCGAGCAGTGTCGTACTCCCGGTCGTGGTATCGCGGCGACCGTTACAAGCTGTGGGTCCCGATCTCCAGTCCGGGACGAACCTTCTACCCACCTCGTCGACAAGGAGGAGCGCGATGA
- a CDS encoding PTS transporter subunit EIIB → MTRPEQVLAAIGGMDNVISIEPCVTRLRCQLREPDQVDRAALRDLGVHGVTVQGDSVQIIVGPDADLLASDIDDLWGGQ, encoded by the coding sequence ATGACAAGACCCGAGCAGGTCCTTGCTGCCATCGGTGGCATGGACAATGTCATCTCCATTGAGCCGTGCGTGACCCGTCTGCGCTGCCAGTTGCGCGAGCCCGATCAGGTTGATCGAGCTGCCCTGCGTGATCTGGGGGTGCACGGCGTCACCGTCCAGGGGGACAGCGTACAGATCATCGTCGGTCCCGATGCAGATCTGTTGGCCAGTGACATCGACGATCTGTGGGGCGGGCAATAG
- a CDS encoding glucose PTS transporter subunit EIIB, with amino-acid sequence MSKAEQILRALGGDDNINDLEACITRLRVEVEDEELVDEEGLKAAGAFGVVIQATSVQVVVGPEADTLAEDIEDLRD; translated from the coding sequence ATGAGCAAGGCGGAACAGATCCTGCGGGCCCTCGGGGGAGATGACAACATCAACGACCTGGAGGCGTGCATCACTCGGCTCCGCGTCGAGGTCGAGGACGAGGAACTGGTTGACGAGGAGGGCCTCAAGGCTGCTGGTGCCTTCGGAGTCGTCATTCAGGCAACGAGCGTCCAGGTTGTGGTTGGCCCGGAGGCCGACACCTTGGCTGAGGACATCGAGGATCTGCGTGACTGA
- a CDS encoding PTS glucose transporter subunit IIA, whose protein sequence is MTEITSPMPGVVHLLSDVPDPVFAQGVVGPGLALEPIGAGGQDVVAPIPGRIAKLHPHAFVIASDDVTVLVHLGIDTVQLNGAGFVMHAAEGDEVRAGDVLITWQPDEVRSGGRSAICPVVVLDNSAEDLTTLVEPENMVSPGDALLEV, encoded by the coding sequence GTGACTGAGATCACCTCGCCGATGCCCGGCGTCGTTCACCTACTGTCGGATGTCCCGGATCCCGTGTTCGCCCAAGGTGTCGTTGGCCCCGGGCTGGCACTGGAACCGATCGGCGCGGGCGGCCAGGATGTCGTCGCACCGATCCCTGGGCGGATTGCGAAGCTGCATCCGCATGCGTTCGTCATTGCCTCCGACGACGTGACGGTGCTCGTCCATCTGGGCATCGACACCGTTCAGCTCAATGGTGCAGGATTCGTCATGCATGCCGCCGAGGGGGATGAGGTGCGCGCAGGTGACGTCCTCATCACCTGGCAGCCGGATGAGGTGCGCTCAGGTGGTCGCTCGGCGATCTGTCCGGTAGTCGTCCTCGACAACTCGGCCGAGGACCTCACCACACTGGTTGAACCCGAAAACATGGTGAGCCCGGGTGACGCACTTCTGGAGGTGTGA